A genomic region of Salvelinus alpinus chromosome 12, SLU_Salpinus.1, whole genome shotgun sequence contains the following coding sequences:
- the os9 gene encoding protein OS-9 isoform X2 — protein sequence MAASVVRWLRGLYVFFLTCQLSVLAFLNLEELNEVKYGIQILPDPVIMGQAKTEEVMLVSSKYKQMYECRLPAQAVRFHQDRASEPDSQGYTGPGIPDLLKPMHTAPCLVKTKDWWTYEFCYGQHIRQYHLEDTDIKGDVLFLGYYDSEFDWNNETAKASKQHRLKRYHSQSYVNGSKCDLNGNPRETEVRFVCEEGSGDYVARVDEPQSCRYVLTVHTTRTCQHPFLRPPYTAKPQGIVCQPALSTQQYMDYVKAQVSDTKRKVEQISEELKTLDEMLAGDEGTDEDSATPTDDPDVLGSDAKDAVVTSEEPEDSDFWEGVTKPGSTTATDTTSEHQAGEDAYDNQLTDNEVTEDAFGDEQFNFKIITDPADLMKFVQHLKESNRKKAENEAEREELRNEKEKERDEGDEEEHLLLQEFEEEMADISVPSANIEEMKGEMQKEFDNIIDEAQQELETEGLKGEFDRTQATQTLEATLDKLLDRLEDKEAGDTEAEPQTEGGQRANDPARGSPSLAPRQPDQAADDLVKIRVTKYKTGSSPDGEVKVQEMGEGDPQWQHIKDVVKEQLEKAGLKAEGKIEVKIITRRTAEEAGDQWLTEEDTKSFRELLINLLTGGTEEVYKEQKRQQELENNYRFVWGERQEEAQSTSTAPDSDDVEL from the exons ATGGCTGCTTCCGTGGTTAGGTGGTTGAGGGGATTGTACGTTTTCTTTTTGACATGTCAGCTATCCGTCTTGGCTTTCTTGAATCTAGAGGAATTAAACGAGGTGAAATATGGGATCCAGATTCTTCCCGATCCGGTCATTATGGGGCAG GCTAAGACAGAAGAAGTCATGCTGGTGTCCAGCAAATACAAGCAGATGTATGAATGTCGCCTTCCAGCCCAGGCAGTGAGGTTTCACCAGGACCGAGCCTCTGAGCCTGACTCCCAAGGCTACACCGGACCAGGCATCCCAGACCTGCTCAAGCCCATGCACACTGCCCCCTGCCTAGTGAAG ACAAAAGACTGGTGGACATATGAGTTCTGCTATGGACAACACATTAGACAGTACCACCTTGAGG acacagacatcaaAGGGGATGTTCTCTTCCTGGGGTACTATGATTCAGAGTTTGACTGGAACAATGAAACAGCCAAG GCCTCCAAGCAACACAGACTGAAGCGCTACCACAGTCAGAGCTATGTCAATGGCTCCAAGTGTGACCTGAACGGGAACCCCAGGGAGACTGAAGTCAGG TTTGTGTGTGAGGAGGGCTCGGGGGACTACGTGGCCCGTGTGGATGAGCCCCAGTCGTGCCGCTACGTGCTGACGGTCCACACCACCCGCACCTGCCAGCACCCCTTCCTGCGCCCGCCCTACACCGCCAAGCCCCAGGGCATTGTGTGCCAGCCAGCCCTCAGCACCCAGCAGTACATGGACTATGTCAAGGCCCAAGTCT CGGATACGAAACGTAAAGTGGAGCAGATCTCAGAGGAGCTGAAGACTCTTGATGAGATGTTGGCTGGTGACGAGGGGACAGACGAGGACTCAGCGACGCCAACTGATGACCCAGATGTCCTGGGGTCAGACGCAAAAG ATGCAGTTGTCACCTCTGAAGAGCCTGAGGATTCTGATTTCTGGGAGGGAGTGACAAAGCCAGGGAGTACTACAGCAACTGACACCACTTCAGAGCATCAG GCTGGAGAGGATGCCTATGATAATCAGCTCACAGACAATGAGGTCACAGAGGATG CTTTTGGAGATGAACAATTTAACTTCAAGATCATCACTGACCCTGCAGACCTGATGAAATTTGTGCAGCATCTCAAAGAGAGCAACAGAAAG AAAGCAGAAAATGAAGCCGAACGAGAGGAACTCCGAAATGAGAAGGAaaaggagagggatgagggggatgaAGAAGAGCATCTCCTGCTGCAGGAGTTTGAGGAGGAGATGGCTGACATCTCGGTGCCTTCTGCCAACATCGAGGAAATGAAAGGGGAAATGCAAAAGGAGTTTGACAACATCATAGACGAG gCTCAGCAAGAACTGGAGACCGAGGGTCTGAAGGGGGAGTTTGACCGCACTCAGGCAACCCAGACCCTGGAGGCTACTCTGGACAAGCTGCTGGACCGCCTGGAGGACAAAGAGGCCGGGGACACAGAGGCAGAGCCCCAGACAGAGGGAGGCCAGAGGGCCAACGACCCAGCCAGGGGCAGCCCCAGCCTGGCACCTCGACAGCCAG ACCAAGCGGCTGACGACCTTGTTAAGATCAGAGTTACTAAGTATAAGACAGGCAGCAGTCCCGATGGGGAGGTCAAAGTTCAGGAGATGGGCGAAGGTGACCCCCAGTGGCAGCACATTAAGGACGTGGTTAAAGAACAGCTAGAGAAGGCGGGACTGAAGGCCGAAG GTAAAATTGAGGTGAAGATTATAACACGAAGGACAGCTGAGGAGGCTGGGGACCAGTGGTTGACTGAAGAAGATACCAAGTCCTTCAGAGAGCTGCTCATCAACCTACTg ACAGGGGGAACAGAAGAGGTTTACAAGGAGCAAAAGAGACAGCAGGAGTTGGAAAACAACTACAGATTTGtatggggagagagacaggaagaggccCAGTCCACCAGTACTGCACCAGACTCAGACGATGTGGAGTTATGA
- the os9 gene encoding protein OS-9 isoform X3, translating to MAASVVRWLRGLYVFFLTCQLSVLAFLNLEELNEVKYGIQILPDPVIMGQAKTEEVMLVSSKYKQMYECRLPAQAVRFHQDRASEPDSQGYTGPGIPDLLKPMHTAPCLVKTKDWWTYEFCYGQHIRQYHLEDTDIKGDVLFLGYYDSEFDWNNETAKASKQHRLKRYHSQSYVNGSKCDLNGNPRETEVRFVCEEGSGDYVARVDEPQSCRYVLTVHTTRTCQHPFLRPPYTAKPQGIVCQPALSTQQYMDYVKAQVSDTKRKVEQISEELKTLDEMLAGDEGTDEDSATPTDDPDVLGSDAKDAVVTSEEPEDSDFWEGVTKPGSTTATDTTSEHQAGEDAYDNQLTDNEVTEDAFGDEQFNFKIITDPADLMKFVQHLKESNRKKAENEAEREELRNEKEKERDEGDEEEHLLLQEFEEEMADISVPSANIEEMKGEMQKEFDNIIDEAQQELETEGLKGEFDRTQATQTLEATLDKLLDRLEDKEAGDTEAEPQTEGGQRANDPARGSPSLAPRQPGKIEVKIITRRTAEEAGDQWLTEEDTKSFRELLINLLTGGTEEVYKEQKRQQELENNYRFVWGERQEEAQSTSTAPDSDDVEL from the exons ATGGCTGCTTCCGTGGTTAGGTGGTTGAGGGGATTGTACGTTTTCTTTTTGACATGTCAGCTATCCGTCTTGGCTTTCTTGAATCTAGAGGAATTAAACGAGGTGAAATATGGGATCCAGATTCTTCCCGATCCGGTCATTATGGGGCAG GCTAAGACAGAAGAAGTCATGCTGGTGTCCAGCAAATACAAGCAGATGTATGAATGTCGCCTTCCAGCCCAGGCAGTGAGGTTTCACCAGGACCGAGCCTCTGAGCCTGACTCCCAAGGCTACACCGGACCAGGCATCCCAGACCTGCTCAAGCCCATGCACACTGCCCCCTGCCTAGTGAAG ACAAAAGACTGGTGGACATATGAGTTCTGCTATGGACAACACATTAGACAGTACCACCTTGAGG acacagacatcaaAGGGGATGTTCTCTTCCTGGGGTACTATGATTCAGAGTTTGACTGGAACAATGAAACAGCCAAG GCCTCCAAGCAACACAGACTGAAGCGCTACCACAGTCAGAGCTATGTCAATGGCTCCAAGTGTGACCTGAACGGGAACCCCAGGGAGACTGAAGTCAGG TTTGTGTGTGAGGAGGGCTCGGGGGACTACGTGGCCCGTGTGGATGAGCCCCAGTCGTGCCGCTACGTGCTGACGGTCCACACCACCCGCACCTGCCAGCACCCCTTCCTGCGCCCGCCCTACACCGCCAAGCCCCAGGGCATTGTGTGCCAGCCAGCCCTCAGCACCCAGCAGTACATGGACTATGTCAAGGCCCAAGTCT CGGATACGAAACGTAAAGTGGAGCAGATCTCAGAGGAGCTGAAGACTCTTGATGAGATGTTGGCTGGTGACGAGGGGACAGACGAGGACTCAGCGACGCCAACTGATGACCCAGATGTCCTGGGGTCAGACGCAAAAG ATGCAGTTGTCACCTCTGAAGAGCCTGAGGATTCTGATTTCTGGGAGGGAGTGACAAAGCCAGGGAGTACTACAGCAACTGACACCACTTCAGAGCATCAG GCTGGAGAGGATGCCTATGATAATCAGCTCACAGACAATGAGGTCACAGAGGATG CTTTTGGAGATGAACAATTTAACTTCAAGATCATCACTGACCCTGCAGACCTGATGAAATTTGTGCAGCATCTCAAAGAGAGCAACAGAAAG AAAGCAGAAAATGAAGCCGAACGAGAGGAACTCCGAAATGAGAAGGAaaaggagagggatgagggggatgaAGAAGAGCATCTCCTGCTGCAGGAGTTTGAGGAGGAGATGGCTGACATCTCGGTGCCTTCTGCCAACATCGAGGAAATGAAAGGGGAAATGCAAAAGGAGTTTGACAACATCATAGACGAG gCTCAGCAAGAACTGGAGACCGAGGGTCTGAAGGGGGAGTTTGACCGCACTCAGGCAACCCAGACCCTGGAGGCTACTCTGGACAAGCTGCTGGACCGCCTGGAGGACAAAGAGGCCGGGGACACAGAGGCAGAGCCCCAGACAGAGGGAGGCCAGAGGGCCAACGACCCAGCCAGGGGCAGCCCCAGCCTGGCACCTCGACAGCCAG GTAAAATTGAGGTGAAGATTATAACACGAAGGACAGCTGAGGAGGCTGGGGACCAGTGGTTGACTGAAGAAGATACCAAGTCCTTCAGAGAGCTGCTCATCAACCTACTg ACAGGGGGAACAGAAGAGGTTTACAAGGAGCAAAAGAGACAGCAGGAGTTGGAAAACAACTACAGATTTGtatggggagagagacaggaagaggccCAGTCCACCAGTACTGCACCAGACTCAGACGATGTGGAGTTATGA
- the os9 gene encoding protein OS-9 isoform X1: protein MAASVVRWLRGLYVFFLTCQLSVLAFLNLEELNEVKYGIQILPDPVIMGQAKTEEVMLVSSKYKQMYECRLPAQAVRFHQDRASEPDSQGYTGPGIPDLLKPMHTAPCLVKTKDWWTYEFCYGQHIRQYHLEDTDIKGDVLFLGYYDSEFDWNNETAKASKQHRLKRYHSQSYVNGSKCDLNGNPRETEVRFVCEEGSGDYVARVDEPQSCRYVLTVHTTRTCQHPFLRPPYTAKPQGIVCQPALSTQQYMDYVKAQVSDTKRKVEQISEELKTLDEMLAGDEGTDEDSATPTDDPDVLGSDAKVVTSEEPEDSDFWEGVTKPGSTTATDTTSEHQAGEDAYDNQLTDNEVTEDAFGDEQFNFKIITDPADLMKFVQHLKESNRKKAENEAEREELRNEKEKERDEGDEEEHLLLQEFEEEMADISVPSANIEEMKGEMQKEFDNIIDEAQQELETEGLKGEFDRTQATQTLEATLDKLLDRLEDKEAGDTEAEPQTEGGQRANDPARGSPSLAPRQPDQAADDLVKIRVTKYKTGSSPDGEVKVQEMGEGDPQWQHIKDVVKEQLEKAGLKAEGKIEVKIITRRTAEEAGDQWLTEEDTKSFRELLINLLTGGTEEVYKEQKRQQELENNYRFVWGERQEEAQSTSTAPDSDDVEL, encoded by the exons ATGGCTGCTTCCGTGGTTAGGTGGTTGAGGGGATTGTACGTTTTCTTTTTGACATGTCAGCTATCCGTCTTGGCTTTCTTGAATCTAGAGGAATTAAACGAGGTGAAATATGGGATCCAGATTCTTCCCGATCCGGTCATTATGGGGCAG GCTAAGACAGAAGAAGTCATGCTGGTGTCCAGCAAATACAAGCAGATGTATGAATGTCGCCTTCCAGCCCAGGCAGTGAGGTTTCACCAGGACCGAGCCTCTGAGCCTGACTCCCAAGGCTACACCGGACCAGGCATCCCAGACCTGCTCAAGCCCATGCACACTGCCCCCTGCCTAGTGAAG ACAAAAGACTGGTGGACATATGAGTTCTGCTATGGACAACACATTAGACAGTACCACCTTGAGG acacagacatcaaAGGGGATGTTCTCTTCCTGGGGTACTATGATTCAGAGTTTGACTGGAACAATGAAACAGCCAAG GCCTCCAAGCAACACAGACTGAAGCGCTACCACAGTCAGAGCTATGTCAATGGCTCCAAGTGTGACCTGAACGGGAACCCCAGGGAGACTGAAGTCAGG TTTGTGTGTGAGGAGGGCTCGGGGGACTACGTGGCCCGTGTGGATGAGCCCCAGTCGTGCCGCTACGTGCTGACGGTCCACACCACCCGCACCTGCCAGCACCCCTTCCTGCGCCCGCCCTACACCGCCAAGCCCCAGGGCATTGTGTGCCAGCCAGCCCTCAGCACCCAGCAGTACATGGACTATGTCAAGGCCCAAGTCT CGGATACGAAACGTAAAGTGGAGCAGATCTCAGAGGAGCTGAAGACTCTTGATGAGATGTTGGCTGGTGACGAGGGGACAGACGAGGACTCAGCGACGCCAACTGATGACCCAGATGTCCTGGGGTCAGACGCAAAAG TTGTCACCTCTGAAGAGCCTGAGGATTCTGATTTCTGGGAGGGAGTGACAAAGCCAGGGAGTACTACAGCAACTGACACCACTTCAGAGCATCAG GCTGGAGAGGATGCCTATGATAATCAGCTCACAGACAATGAGGTCACAGAGGATG CTTTTGGAGATGAACAATTTAACTTCAAGATCATCACTGACCCTGCAGACCTGATGAAATTTGTGCAGCATCTCAAAGAGAGCAACAGAAAG AAAGCAGAAAATGAAGCCGAACGAGAGGAACTCCGAAATGAGAAGGAaaaggagagggatgagggggatgaAGAAGAGCATCTCCTGCTGCAGGAGTTTGAGGAGGAGATGGCTGACATCTCGGTGCCTTCTGCCAACATCGAGGAAATGAAAGGGGAAATGCAAAAGGAGTTTGACAACATCATAGACGAG gCTCAGCAAGAACTGGAGACCGAGGGTCTGAAGGGGGAGTTTGACCGCACTCAGGCAACCCAGACCCTGGAGGCTACTCTGGACAAGCTGCTGGACCGCCTGGAGGACAAAGAGGCCGGGGACACAGAGGCAGAGCCCCAGACAGAGGGAGGCCAGAGGGCCAACGACCCAGCCAGGGGCAGCCCCAGCCTGGCACCTCGACAGCCAG ACCAAGCGGCTGACGACCTTGTTAAGATCAGAGTTACTAAGTATAAGACAGGCAGCAGTCCCGATGGGGAGGTCAAAGTTCAGGAGATGGGCGAAGGTGACCCCCAGTGGCAGCACATTAAGGACGTGGTTAAAGAACAGCTAGAGAAGGCGGGACTGAAGGCCGAAG GTAAAATTGAGGTGAAGATTATAACACGAAGGACAGCTGAGGAGGCTGGGGACCAGTGGTTGACTGAAGAAGATACCAAGTCCTTCAGAGAGCTGCTCATCAACCTACTg ACAGGGGGAACAGAAGAGGTTTACAAGGAGCAAAAGAGACAGCAGGAGTTGGAAAACAACTACAGATTTGtatggggagagagacaggaagaggccCAGTCCACCAGTACTGCACCAGACTCAGACGATGTGGAGTTATGA